In Acidobacteriota bacterium, one genomic interval encodes:
- a CDS encoding AAA domain-containing protein, with product METRIINNQYALTPLVKKGGMAEVYRAADLYHSGRTVALKLFTAANVDEDMVAESFKRETLALKELKHESIVELLDVGTDRETGRHFIVLEWIEGDLSDWLTTSSLTGWDSFYETIGQDVLRALAFAHNRNVIHRDLKTKNILIDQNGRVKLIDFGIAQLKSAIQSAVTLVDFISPPFTPREIDDGEYSYTRDLYGFGVVVLDCLTTVELRDYPDVYAALGNLNVPPDVFQLIERCVSVNPADRPVHAGILLQELDNIRARCFLERIPKSYCHLRLAATALNTLRTRFRLRLEADLQKAILDDLGAECGIEPYRSPKDEGVPTIPLHDGDYTLFGTSYLYRAMLNGPQEDRLVIVNAWPFDPSYLEKKRETAWPLPYQFKFGNPRTLDEGQRTIRELQLEVGKHQAELQSKRVEDAEERLLQIWKKTLDAKAFIERNREPSLQYTNVSFEGRRVIFHLVDLPDRDLLGQARRVKLTDGNYLRGEVEEIRVDKLHLFAEQRNHDLVPKSGKLEFDTSAANQAIDRQKRALESVRSDEAVRSDLRYLIVQPAQVTVPEISDDLEFFNASLDSAKRTAVQKALGTRDFLVVEGPPGTGKTTFITEVILQYLSRNPDARILLASQTHVALDNALEKISDHIGESKQFSDIKLVRIGRNGDPRIAPAVHHLLVDNQMDSWCEEAITQGREFLSDWATDSKLSRHNVEVAKVLKKLSITNSDIENKEAKLADLRKELSRLDEGLPDTPFDKLLGEGEVEFTLSLRDDIYAVDTDLKAVRKEARQLAEQLRKLEPDVADDLLNSSPAELGSWISDYLPDSPGTRMYLQLLSIQLEWEQRFGRGKDFQTALFASSHVVAGTCIGAVGVKGIAEIDYDLCIVDEASKATPTEALVPLSRSRKWILVGDQRQLSPFQEDALQDQNVLESFQLTRDDLKRTLFDHLVESLPPECRSALTTQHRMVPPIGNLISECFYDGALNSARKVEDNLLGGALKARITWFSTSRLQNRQEYQPGKTSYVNPCEISIILQTLKRIQFFAKIAKRHYSVGVLTAYAGQKRELERQCRSQSWDMLNIECNTVDAFQGREKDVVIYSVTRSNDLGDIGFLREMKRINVALSRGRDYLAIVGDHKFCRSSSGENPLKDVVKYMESHLGDCRIEEVRE from the coding sequence ATGGAAACTAGAATAATCAACAATCAATATGCGCTCACACCCTTAGTGAAGAAAGGTGGCATGGCAGAGGTGTACCGAGCGGCCGATCTCTATCATTCCGGGCGCACAGTGGCCCTTAAGCTATTCACGGCGGCAAATGTCGATGAGGACATGGTTGCTGAGTCGTTTAAGCGCGAGACTCTTGCGCTCAAGGAACTCAAGCACGAATCGATTGTAGAGTTGCTTGATGTGGGAACTGACAGGGAGACAGGCCGACACTTCATTGTGCTTGAGTGGATTGAAGGTGACCTTTCTGACTGGCTGACCACTTCTTCTCTCACGGGGTGGGATTCCTTTTATGAGACAATAGGTCAGGATGTTCTGCGAGCGCTAGCATTTGCTCACAACCGCAATGTTATTCACCGCGACCTCAAGACGAAGAATATCCTTATCGACCAGAACGGCCGTGTGAAGCTCATAGACTTTGGGATCGCGCAACTGAAGAGCGCCATTCAGTCGGCGGTGACGCTTGTGGACTTCATTTCTCCTCCATTTACGCCCAGGGAGATTGATGATGGTGAATACAGCTACACTCGTGACCTATATGGCTTTGGCGTTGTCGTATTGGACTGTCTCACAACTGTGGAATTGCGAGACTACCCTGATGTCTATGCGGCGCTGGGGAACCTTAATGTACCTCCAGATGTCTTTCAACTCATAGAACGGTGCGTTTCCGTCAATCCTGCCGATCGGCCCGTCCACGCTGGCATCCTTCTGCAAGAACTAGACAATATTCGGGCCAGGTGCTTCCTAGAAAGAATCCCAAAGTCATACTGTCATCTTCGCCTCGCCGCAACAGCCCTTAACACACTTCGAACACGGTTTAGGTTGCGGTTAGAGGCAGACTTGCAGAAGGCGATTCTCGATGATCTCGGAGCCGAGTGCGGTATAGAGCCTTACAGATCGCCGAAAGACGAAGGAGTTCCAACGATCCCACTGCACGACGGCGACTATACATTATTTGGAACGTCATACCTTTATCGCGCTATGTTAAACGGACCGCAAGAAGACAGGCTTGTGATCGTAAATGCATGGCCATTCGATCCCTCCTATCTGGAGAAGAAGCGAGAAACGGCTTGGCCACTTCCCTACCAATTTAAGTTTGGTAACCCGCGTACGCTAGACGAAGGTCAGCGAACAATTCGTGAACTCCAGCTTGAAGTTGGGAAGCACCAAGCTGAACTCCAATCTAAACGAGTGGAGGATGCAGAGGAGCGACTGCTTCAGATTTGGAAAAAGACTCTAGATGCTAAAGCATTCATAGAGAGGAACCGAGAGCCCTCCCTTCAATATACAAATGTCTCGTTTGAAGGAAGGCGCGTTATTTTCCACTTAGTGGATCTACCTGACCGAGATCTCTTGGGCCAAGCACGGAGGGTCAAATTAACCGACGGGAACTATCTGCGTGGAGAGGTGGAGGAGATCCGAGTCGACAAGCTTCACCTATTTGCTGAACAACGAAATCATGATCTAGTGCCAAAATCTGGGAAGCTTGAATTCGATACTAGCGCAGCCAACCAAGCAATTGATCGTCAGAAGAGGGCACTTGAGAGCGTGAGGTCCGATGAGGCAGTGCGGTCCGATCTTCGTTATTTAATAGTACAACCGGCTCAAGTGACAGTACCTGAGATTAGCGACGACCTTGAATTCTTCAATGCTTCGCTAGACTCTGCAAAGCGTACGGCGGTCCAGAAGGCGCTTGGAACTCGTGACTTCCTCGTTGTCGAAGGACCTCCTGGCACAGGCAAGACCACCTTCATAACAGAAGTCATATTACAATACTTATCCCGCAATCCAGATGCGCGGATACTACTCGCATCGCAGACTCATGTTGCACTCGATAATGCGCTCGAGAAGATCAGTGACCACATCGGAGAGTCGAAGCAGTTTTCGGATATCAAGCTTGTACGTATTGGCCGAAATGGAGACCCCCGCATCGCTCCAGCCGTCCACCATTTATTGGTTGATAACCAGATGGACTCCTGGTGCGAGGAAGCGATTACTCAGGGGCGTGAATTTCTCAGTGACTGGGCCACGGACAGCAAGCTTTCACGTCATAATGTGGAAGTTGCTAAGGTGCTTAAAAAACTCAGCATTACGAATTCTGACATCGAAAACAAGGAGGCAAAGCTTGCGGATCTGCGCAAAGAGTTAAGCCGGCTCGATGAGGGGCTCCCTGATACGCCCTTCGACAAGTTACTGGGTGAAGGTGAAGTTGAGTTTACTTTATCCCTTAGGGACGACATTTATGCGGTTGATACGGACCTGAAGGCCGTGAGAAAGGAAGCAAGACAGCTTGCAGAGCAATTACGAAAGCTAGAACCAGACGTTGCCGATGATCTATTAAACTCTTCGCCGGCAGAGCTCGGAAGCTGGATTAGCGATTACTTGCCAGACAGTCCTGGCACCAGGATGTATCTTCAACTATTGAGCATCCAGTTGGAATGGGAACAAAGGTTCGGCCGAGGAAAAGATTTTCAGACAGCGCTATTTGCATCGTCGCATGTTGTAGCCGGAACCTGCATAGGAGCGGTAGGGGTTAAGGGAATTGCCGAGATCGATTACGACCTCTGCATAGTCGATGAAGCGTCAAAGGCGACACCGACCGAGGCGTTAGTGCCCCTTTCGCGGTCTCGCAAGTGGATCCTCGTAGGAGATCAGCGACAGCTCTCTCCTTTTCAGGAAGACGCTCTTCAGGATCAGAACGTGCTAGAAAGCTTTCAGCTAACTCGTGATGACCTCAAGCGAACACTGTTCGACCATCTTGTGGAGAGCCTACCGCCTGAGTGTCGTTCGGCCTTAACTACTCAGCATCGGATGGTCCCCCCAATTGGGAATCTTATCAGCGAATGCTTTTATGACGGCGCGCTCAACAGTGCTAGGAAGGTTGAAGACAATCTTCTTGGGGGAGCGCTCAAAGCGCGGATAACATGGTTCTCAACTTCTCGATTGCAAAACAGGCAAGAGTACCAGCCGGGAAAAACGAGTTATGTGAATCCATGCGAAATATCAATCATTCTCCAAACTCTGAAACGAATTCAGTTCTTTGCCAAGATAGCAAAACGACATTACAGTGTCGGGGTGTTGACCGCGTATGCGGGTCAGAAGCGAGAGCTCGAACGCCAGTGTCGATCACAAAGCTGGGATATGCTCAACATTGAATGCAATACGGTCGATGCTTTTCAGGGACGCGAGAAGGATGTCGTTATTTATTCGGTCACACGCTCAAATGACCTAGGAGACATCGGGTTTCTTCGCGAGATGAAGCGCATCAATGTCGCTCTCTCTAGAGGGCGCGATTACCTAGCGATCGTGGGCGACCACAAGTTCTGTAGGTCTTCATCTGGAGAGAATCCACTTAAGGATGTTGTGAAGTATATGGAGAGCCATCTTGGAGACTGTAGGATTGAAGAGGTTCGGGAATGA
- a CDS encoding VirB8/TrbF family protein, which produces MLNKAQVENDKPRVAPVPGSTTKREALRLSAIYRDPQDVRTVIHLARSGIVLTLLLLISIVGNFYQYYRRPDRIVVDKSSGRVVEINDRDYGETEAVQLGPEHLTDADKKYIASEFVRSLYQIDPATRSKDIERALRMMLPDSALKFARYLKQDNILDKQLQESWQGAWTAQDITIDSKDHYTVRVLGRQDIHRLDNGVTLDEPRQLSLSLKLIADPKGRADRNLRSGFLISSFDYKEIQ; this is translated from the coding sequence GTGTTGAACAAAGCTCAAGTCGAGAACGACAAGCCGCGCGTCGCGCCTGTTCCTGGTTCCACCACTAAACGTGAGGCGCTGCGACTTTCTGCCATCTACCGCGATCCACAGGATGTTCGCACCGTTATTCATCTCGCGCGCAGCGGCATCGTTCTCACTCTCCTGCTGCTCATAAGCATTGTAGGCAATTTCTATCAGTACTATCGCAGACCAGACCGCATCGTCGTTGATAAATCCAGTGGCCGTGTTGTCGAAATCAACGATCGCGACTACGGCGAGACCGAGGCCGTCCAACTCGGTCCCGAGCATTTGACTGACGCCGACAAGAAGTACATCGCTTCTGAGTTCGTTCGTTCCCTCTACCAAATCGACCCGGCCACCAGGTCTAAAGACATCGAGCGCGCCCTCAGGATGATGCTCCCCGATTCTGCTTTGAAATTTGCGCGGTACTTGAAGCAAGACAACATCCTCGACAAGCAACTCCAAGAAAGCTGGCAGGGCGCGTGGACCGCTCAAGACATTACTATCGATTCAAAGGACCATTATACGGTCCGCGTCCTGGGTCGACAGGACATCCACCGACTGGACAACGGCGTCACGCTTGATGAGCCTCGCCAACTCAGTCTTTCACTCAAGCTCATTGCAGACCCCAAAGGCAGGGCGGACCGCAATCTCCGCTCAGGCTTTCTCATTTCCAGTTTTGATTACAAGGAAATCCAGTAG
- a CDS encoding TrbI/VirB10 family protein: MKRNQDDDLTAQSRDVELDQNTERAAPTSGEREPDVHSTPERITLQETEAHRVSPFQEFDEQAHHDPDPWSRGDERDDAELSTHLGARVPSKKTKRNRRLISAAALLVIIIGGVLALYYIFSPSRSVKINVKTKQPTQTQDAIAKSDKAPEDVTAEAIAEVRRAISNPSAAASPSTATSVLPRGAENLPAPLSSTVLPSDPSETPSDTKQHEASPREESRRNRERSIRFVIDGDQSPIRKVSLDSHPNDAADRRDKALLDALPVTSSQDGRPSKTSFVANGSRKPSPKPSVAPVVLPSFGSILPVRTLGKIYTLRSGSSIRLELTRYVSGEGWSLSKGTVLIGQVRGSERDRAFIAITGFIDPSRDRFVNLNGEILGDDGGSGIRGEFHKLSSGWSRAFARVGSAAVNVAGAIAGSRISGQPVIITDVGSRTISPFSTEVDSSLLNQARGFVEVPAGTSGFVMVTTLPADVKAVDAEPDHLAQFSDTTTASANQSGALTQEELAQLLTSGDTMRIREALPRLSPQMRRVAETVLAESAKKESDRE, translated from the coding sequence ATGAAACGCAATCAAGATGATGATCTAACCGCACAATCGAGAGATGTTGAGCTTGACCAGAACACCGAACGGGCCGCGCCAACGTCTGGTGAGCGCGAACCGGACGTACATTCGACACCCGAGCGGATAACTCTTCAAGAAACGGAGGCACATCGAGTCTCGCCATTTCAGGAATTCGACGAGCAGGCGCATCATGACCCCGATCCATGGTCGCGAGGTGACGAGCGGGATGACGCTGAGCTATCAACTCACTTGGGAGCGCGCGTGCCTTCGAAGAAGACGAAGCGCAACCGCCGTCTTATCTCAGCAGCCGCGCTTCTAGTTATCATTATCGGTGGCGTACTCGCCCTTTATTACATCTTCAGTCCATCACGCTCAGTAAAGATCAACGTCAAAACCAAACAGCCTACTCAAACTCAGGACGCAATTGCGAAATCCGATAAAGCTCCAGAGGATGTTACCGCTGAGGCTATCGCCGAAGTGAGAAGAGCAATATCTAATCCCTCTGCCGCTGCATCACCTTCCACCGCCACCTCTGTTCTTCCACGCGGAGCTGAGAACCTCCCCGCGCCTTTGAGTTCTACCGTTCTCCCGTCCGACCCAAGTGAGACGCCAAGCGACACCAAGCAGCACGAAGCATCACCACGTGAGGAGAGTAGACGAAATCGCGAGCGATCTATTCGGTTCGTAATTGATGGCGACCAATCCCCGATCCGGAAGGTTAGTCTCGACTCGCATCCAAATGACGCCGCTGATCGACGGGACAAAGCGCTTTTAGACGCGTTACCCGTCACAAGCTCCCAAGACGGGCGCCCGTCCAAAACGAGTTTCGTCGCTAACGGTTCTCGCAAGCCCTCGCCAAAGCCCTCCGTCGCGCCGGTTGTCCTGCCAAGCTTTGGCTCGATTCTTCCCGTTCGCACCCTCGGGAAGATCTACACACTTCGTTCTGGCTCATCGATCCGCCTTGAACTCACTCGATATGTTTCCGGTGAAGGATGGTCTCTCTCGAAAGGCACCGTCCTCATCGGTCAGGTTCGTGGCAGCGAGCGCGATCGCGCTTTCATCGCCATCACCGGTTTCATCGATCCCTCACGAGATCGATTCGTCAACCTCAACGGCGAAATCCTTGGTGATGATGGCGGGTCAGGTATTCGCGGTGAGTTCCATAAACTATCCAGCGGCTGGTCTCGCGCTTTCGCCCGCGTGGGTTCCGCCGCCGTCAATGTTGCCGGCGCTATTGCCGGCAGTCGCATCAGCGGGCAGCCCGTTATCATCACCGATGTCGGTTCACGCACCATCAGTCCGTTCAGCACTGAGGTTGATTCATCTCTCCTCAACCAGGCGCGCGGCTTCGTCGAGGTCCCGGCGGGCACGTCAGGATTTGTAATGGTCACGACGCTTCCAGCCGATGTTAAAGCCGTCGACGCCGAGCCCGATCATCTCGCTCAATTTTCAGACACGACTACTGCAAGCGCGAACCAATCAGGTGCTCTGACCCAGGAAGAACTCGCTCAGCTTCTCACCTCCGGCGACACGATGCGCATCCGTGAAGCGCTCCCACGCTTGTCGCCCCAGATGCGACGCGTCGCTGAGACCGTTCTTGCTGAGTCCGCAAAGAAAGAGTCGGACCGCGAATAA
- a CDS encoding MoxR family ATPase codes for MIPHNPNLPTIDPRLLVDSDGPAALADLLAQTGYVIQRRMLIDLKHVLRSGKPWLIEGPRGGGKTALGEALAQACNLPCFYLQGMQGLTLDDVLYYWDREGQNQWVRQATSSGKSLAAARAEQWSREYLVLGEALGAFDLAASCDITPILIIDEADKLQEHIEDMLLQLLGRGWAHVPRFGDIGIRDGGKWPVVILLSNDIRHDLSPPLRSRCLYSWLEPPTPREEVRILRARVPAASPQLLGNVVKIINCIRGIGGVTDKPGLRESIDLLTALSNDASITWSAELLEEHLCFLGKRVRDRSNLEKGVARLLQAIRSPHPDIDRWVESACAESISILEETA; via the coding sequence ATGATCCCTCATAATCCTAACCTGCCGACGATAGATCCTCGCTTGCTCGTCGACTCGGATGGACCTGCCGCCCTCGCCGATCTTCTCGCTCAGACCGGCTACGTCATTCAGCGGCGAATGCTCATCGACCTCAAGCACGTCTTGCGCAGCGGTAAGCCATGGCTCATTGAAGGTCCACGCGGCGGCGGTAAGACAGCCCTTGGCGAAGCTCTCGCACAAGCCTGCAACTTGCCCTGTTTTTATTTGCAAGGAATGCAAGGACTCACTCTTGATGACGTGCTCTACTATTGGGATCGGGAAGGACAGAACCAATGGGTCCGTCAAGCTACCTCCTCCGGTAAATCACTCGCCGCCGCGCGCGCAGAGCAGTGGTCCCGAGAGTACCTCGTACTCGGTGAAGCGCTAGGCGCCTTCGATCTGGCTGCAAGCTGCGACATCACTCCCATACTGATCATCGATGAGGCCGATAAGCTCCAGGAGCACATTGAAGACATGCTGCTCCAACTTCTCGGCCGCGGATGGGCGCACGTGCCGCGCTTCGGCGATATCGGTATCCGCGATGGCGGCAAGTGGCCCGTCGTCATACTTCTCTCCAACGACATCCGTCACGACCTCTCACCACCACTACGCTCGCGCTGCCTCTACAGTTGGCTCGAACCACCGACTCCGCGCGAGGAGGTTCGCATTCTTCGCGCTCGTGTTCCTGCCGCCTCGCCCCAGTTGTTGGGCAATGTGGTGAAGATCATTAACTGCATTCGCGGCATCGGCGGAGTCACAGACAAGCCGGGCCTGAGAGAAAGCATTGACCTTCTGACTGCACTTTCAAACGACGCGTCAATTACCTGGTCCGCTGAACTCCTCGAAGAGCACCTCTGTTTTCTTGGGAAGAGAGTGAGGGACCGCTCGAATCTTGAGAAGGGTGTCGCGCGTCTGCTGCAGGCTATTCGCTCGCCACACCCAGACATCGATCGTTGGGTTGAATCGGCGTGCGCCGAAAGCATTTCGATACTCGAGGAAACCGCATGA
- a CDS encoding type IV secretory system conjugative DNA transfer family protein, producing the protein MSLLHYIEQYDAVHGIPRPMDAPHLTAYHAALRCLTTGAGMLGLVLCGLLSAYLLWITANNLSVDFEVRLIFVIGMIMAVFVGSMDALQLVLPYYRFKQRVTHGSAMWADTPWLKAEGFAQDFTDTPKPGDLRIGVLHTGHQLVLPASHTMRHLAMFGPPGSGKSKTFLMTFLRNWANSGSTIVLDPKGELFEETASLYQHVYRLDLMDPSRSDCWNFLPHCKGNAELAHQIASIIIGFSPSNKGTDTEDFWRNSEIAALAAILLHLPQIINDPTPAMINEFISLRSIDPAEGESESPLTKEMINSPDPQVEVYWGAFTKAKRDLQGSILTGVISKCQAFTTPNVKVVTTSLTDPGSSPREAIDLKMLRNPSTAIYVVIPEGDADRYASFLTTFFGLAMTVLRTLPVTSDTVPALFVFDEAGNIPIHGLKEMLGVGRGRKVGLVLAYQNLGQVYAHYGRDGGDAVLGSINTMIFLPGLDQRTTEFAATRVGRTTVLQQTTIDAVGTQNDAERLAETRRDLVDAAELRQLVRHKQAVAIIDTAPPIKFSYPPFIQASPATLSIPAYKGTPHIINLKGAQKVNRPDGDKRTGSTNPTTVAAPSDNCQQAIEHKKSSPAHSQQAAPRPARQNPQEPEIKI; encoded by the coding sequence GTGTCGCTACTGCACTACATTGAACAATATGACGCCGTGCACGGCATACCGCGTCCGATGGACGCACCTCATCTGACGGCTTATCACGCGGCTCTTCGTTGCCTTACCACCGGCGCCGGAATGCTGGGCCTCGTTCTTTGCGGGTTGCTTTCGGCTTACCTTCTCTGGATCACCGCTAATAACCTTAGCGTAGATTTCGAGGTTCGGTTGATCTTCGTCATCGGCATGATCATGGCTGTCTTTGTGGGATCAATGGACGCCTTGCAACTTGTGCTTCCCTACTACCGCTTCAAGCAGCGCGTTACTCACGGCTCAGCTATGTGGGCCGACACTCCCTGGCTCAAGGCTGAAGGATTTGCGCAGGACTTCACCGATACTCCCAAACCGGGCGACCTGCGCATTGGCGTACTCCATACCGGTCATCAGCTCGTCCTCCCCGCGTCTCATACCATGCGACACCTCGCCATGTTTGGTCCTCCGGGCTCCGGCAAGTCCAAGACCTTCCTGATGACTTTCCTACGCAACTGGGCTAATTCCGGCTCCACCATTGTCCTTGACCCTAAGGGCGAACTCTTTGAGGAGACCGCCTCTCTGTATCAGCATGTCTATCGGCTCGACCTAATGGATCCCAGCCGGTCTGACTGCTGGAACTTCCTGCCCCACTGTAAAGGCAATGCCGAACTCGCCCATCAGATTGCTTCTATCATCATCGGCTTCAGCCCGAGCAACAAAGGCACCGATACTGAAGACTTCTGGCGCAACTCTGAAATCGCCGCGCTTGCGGCAATCCTTCTACACTTGCCTCAGATCATCAACGATCCCACTCCGGCGATGATCAATGAATTCATCTCTCTGCGCTCTATCGATCCGGCTGAAGGCGAGTCGGAGTCGCCTCTGACCAAAGAGATGATCAACTCTCCTGATCCTCAGGTCGAGGTCTACTGGGGAGCCTTCACCAAAGCCAAGCGGGATCTTCAAGGCTCCATACTGACTGGCGTCATTTCCAAGTGCCAGGCCTTCACTACTCCTAATGTGAAGGTGGTCACTACTAGTCTTACTGATCCTGGGTCCAGTCCTCGAGAGGCCATTGATCTCAAGATGCTGCGCAACCCGAGCACTGCTATTTACGTGGTCATTCCAGAAGGCGACGCCGATCGCTACGCCTCGTTTCTAACGACTTTCTTTGGCCTCGCTATGACCGTCCTCAGAACTCTACCTGTTACGTCCGACACCGTACCCGCCCTGTTCGTCTTCGACGAGGCCGGTAACATCCCGATTCACGGTCTTAAAGAGATGCTTGGTGTCGGGCGCGGACGGAAAGTCGGTCTCGTTCTCGCCTATCAGAACCTCGGTCAGGTCTACGCTCATTACGGGCGTGATGGCGGCGACGCAGTTTTGGGCTCCATCAACACAATGATCTTCTTGCCTGGCTTGGACCAACGCACTACTGAATTCGCGGCTACGAGAGTAGGTAGGACCACCGTTCTTCAGCAAACGACCATCGACGCAGTCGGCACGCAGAACGACGCTGAGCGGCTTGCGGAAACGAGACGCGACCTTGTTGATGCGGCCGAGCTGCGCCAGCTCGTTCGACACAAGCAGGCTGTCGCCATCATCGATACTGCTCCTCCTATCAAATTCTCTTATCCTCCGTTCATTCAAGCCTCGCCTGCGACGCTATCTATTCCCGCCTACAAGGGCACACCCCATATCATCAATCTCAAGGGGGCTCAGAAGGTAAACAGACCAGACGGGGATAAGCGTACTGGGTCGACAAATCCCACAACGGTCGCGGCCCCTTCGGATAATTGCCAGCAGGCCATCGAGCACAAAAAATCATCCCCGGCTCATTCACAGCAAGCGGCGCCACGACCGGCACGACAGAACCCACAAGAACCCGAAATCAAAATCTGA
- a CDS encoding SDR family oxidoreductase — protein MSATNPAAKHRSLTRRILLTGATGYIGGRLLKALESAGYPLRCLARHPEFLRPKVASETEVVAGDVLDRGALASALQGIHTAYYLVHSMGSAGDFEEEDRRAAQNFGVAAQGAGVHRIIYLGGLGDSKGSLSSHLRSRQEVGQILRECGVEVIEFRASIVIGSGSLSFEMIRALTERLPLMIAPRWVATLAQPIAIEDLVAYLVAGAEAPGVQNEVYEIGGADQVSYGDIMREYARQRGLRRAFIPVPVLTPGLSSLWLGLVTPLYARVGRKLIDSLRNQTTVQDSIALRVFPIRPMGISEAIARALRNEDRDFAQTRWSDALSSAGPQPTWGGARFGARIVDSRVARVSRPPASAFAPIRRIGGKTGWYFGDWLWRLRGFLDLLVGGVGMRRGRLDPELPSVGGTLDFWRVEAFEPDRLLRLSAEMKLPGKAWLEFEVQGDASGSTIRQTAIFDPIGLSGLLYWYVLFPVHQLIFTGMLRRIVAVGKEGRATS, from the coding sequence ATGAGCGCTACAAATCCAGCGGCGAAACATCGAAGTTTGACTCGACGGATACTTCTCACGGGGGCCACCGGCTACATCGGCGGGCGGCTTTTGAAGGCGCTGGAGAGTGCGGGTTACCCATTGCGTTGTCTGGCGCGCCACCCGGAATTCCTTCGCCCGAAGGTGGCGTCGGAGACGGAGGTGGTCGCGGGCGATGTCCTGGATCGAGGCGCTCTCGCGTCGGCATTGCAGGGTATTCATACCGCCTACTACCTGGTGCATTCGATGGGATCAGCAGGCGATTTCGAGGAGGAGGATCGGCGCGCGGCGCAAAACTTCGGAGTGGCAGCACAAGGTGCCGGGGTGCATCGGATCATTTACCTGGGTGGGCTAGGGGATAGCAAAGGGTCGCTCTCATCGCACCTGCGCAGCCGCCAGGAAGTCGGTCAGATTCTCCGCGAGTGCGGCGTGGAGGTGATCGAGTTCCGCGCCTCGATTGTGATTGGCTCAGGTAGTCTTTCTTTCGAGATGATCAGGGCGTTGACCGAACGCCTGCCGTTGATGATCGCTCCGCGCTGGGTGGCGACACTGGCCCAGCCGATTGCGATTGAGGATTTGGTGGCCTACCTCGTGGCCGGGGCGGAGGCGCCTGGCGTGCAAAACGAGGTGTACGAGATCGGAGGCGCCGATCAGGTATCTTACGGCGATATTATGCGCGAGTACGCCCGGCAGCGCGGCTTGCGGCGCGCTTTTATTCCGGTTCCCGTGCTGACTCCGGGACTCTCCAGTTTGTGGTTGGGGTTGGTGACCCCCCTCTACGCTCGCGTCGGTCGGAAGCTGATTGATAGTCTGCGCAATCAGACCACGGTGCAGGACTCAATCGCGCTCCGAGTATTCCCGATTCGACCCATGGGAATCAGCGAAGCCATCGCCAGGGCGTTACGCAATGAGGATCGCGACTTTGCGCAGACGCGCTGGTCCGACGCGCTCTCTTCGGCAGGGCCCCAGCCGACTTGGGGGGGCGCACGATTCGGCGCGCGGATCGTGGATTCGCGCGTAGCGCGAGTCAGCCGCCCGCCAGCCAGCGCTTTCGCCCCGATCCGCCGAATCGGCGGCAAGACCGGATGGTACTTCGGCGATTGGCTGTGGCGCCTCCGGGGCTTTCTGGACCTGTTGGTTGGTGGCGTCGGGATGCGACGAGGCCGTCTTGATCCCGAATTGCCAAGTGTCGGTGGAACCCTTGATTTTTGGCGCGTCGAAGCGTTCGAGCCTGACCGGCTGCTGCGGCTCTCAGCGGAGATGAAGCTGCCCGGCAAAGCCTGGCTGGAATTCGAAGTGCAGGGCGATGCTTCGGGCTCCACCATTCGCCAGACTGCGATCTTCGATCCCATCGGACTATCGGGTCTACTTTACTGGTACGTTCTCTTCCCGGTACACCAGCTCATCTTTACGGGAATGCTGCGCCGCATCGTCGCGGTAGGAAAGGAAGGGCGAGCAACAAGCTGA